One window from the genome of Fulvivirga lutea encodes:
- a CDS encoding TIGR00341 family protein — protein sequence MSNSGVRLLVSLKNYLKELFNLSEGKERDEITIQEIKKGVEFKGTNLWILIFAIFIASIGLNVNSAAVVIGAMLISPLMGPIMGVGMGAAINDFELIKKAFKNLGVAVLISVLTSALYFFITPLHEAQSELLARTQPTLWDVLIALFGGLSGIVAGSRREKSNAIPGVAIATALMPPLCTAGYGLANGNWYYFAGAFYLFFINSVFISVSTFVIVRFLKYPRKHYESEVTERRVKTLIWIFVFITAVPSIYLAYNLVRKTIFEQNARNFVNTEFHFDDTQVISENFSFDNNKATIDVTLYGRPLSEEEIADIEKDLAHFNLAGAELKIRQGYKEETDAVEKAEFEKMSEALKVDLLKDIYEKNEEIIKSKDDKIIILENQIRKFQSKVYPVADIKAELEIQYPTLENISMGDMINNDQDTLCYAVLDFKKIPYRSDQKKIRDWLNVRTKADSLIVVIQ from the coding sequence ATGTCAAATTCAGGCGTACGTTTATTAGTATCTCTTAAAAATTATTTAAAAGAGTTATTTAATCTCAGTGAAGGGAAGGAACGTGATGAAATTACCATTCAGGAGATAAAGAAGGGAGTTGAATTTAAAGGCACCAACCTCTGGATTTTAATCTTCGCTATATTCATTGCATCGATTGGCCTCAACGTGAACTCAGCAGCCGTTGTTATAGGCGCCATGCTTATTTCCCCCTTAATGGGCCCAATCATGGGTGTTGGCATGGGCGCAGCAATTAACGATTTTGAGTTGATTAAAAAGGCTTTTAAAAACCTTGGGGTTGCGGTACTAATAAGTGTGCTTACATCAGCACTTTACTTTTTCATTACGCCATTGCATGAGGCACAGTCAGAATTACTGGCTAGAACTCAACCGACTTTGTGGGATGTGTTAATTGCTCTGTTCGGTGGACTTTCAGGTATTGTGGCCGGCTCAAGGAGAGAAAAATCGAATGCCATACCGGGTGTGGCTATAGCAACGGCACTTATGCCGCCATTGTGTACCGCAGGTTACGGACTAGCCAATGGCAACTGGTACTACTTTGCCGGAGCATTTTATCTTTTCTTTATTAATAGTGTATTCATAAGCGTTTCAACATTTGTGATAGTGCGTTTCTTAAAGTACCCTAGAAAACACTATGAAAGCGAGGTAACTGAAAGACGTGTTAAAACGCTCATCTGGATATTCGTTTTTATTACTGCGGTACCGAGTATTTATTTGGCTTACAACTTGGTGAGAAAAACCATCTTTGAGCAGAATGCCAGAAATTTTGTGAATACTGAATTTCATTTTGATGATACTCAGGTAATTAGCGAAAACTTCTCTTTTGATAATAATAAGGCAACTATAGATGTTACGCTTTATGGAAGGCCACTTTCTGAAGAAGAGATTGCCGATATAGAAAAAGATTTAGCTCATTTTAACCTGGCTGGTGCAGAGCTCAAAATAAGGCAGGGCTACAAAGAAGAAACCGATGCTGTGGAAAAAGCAGAATTTGAAAAAATGAGCGAAGCCCTTAAAGTTGATTTATTGAAGGATATCTATGAAAAGAATGAAGAGATCATTAAATCAAAGGATGACAAAATTATTATTCTTGAAAATCAAATTCGTAAGTTTCAATCGAAAGTCTACCCAGTGGCTGATATTAAAGCAGAACTAGAAATTCAATACCCCACATTAGAGAATATTTCTATGGGTGACATGATTAACAACGACCAGGATACTCTTTGTTATGCCGTTCTGGATTTTAAAAAAATACCGTATCGAAGTGACCAGAAAAAAATAAGGGACTGGCTAAATGTTAGAACAAAGGCCGATAGCCTTATTGTAGTGATTCAATAG
- a CDS encoding toxin-antitoxin system YwqK family antitoxin, with product MKRLSLVVFAFYFIACNQPQEMSDVSAMGLAELPANATKEPYESNPDLVKVTYTDPDGIVNTGDYLLGERTGTWTEFHPNGLVKSVTGYVAGIKQGSYTEIDDRGQLTIAANYHSGQLHGEWIKYNRARVKEEKNYVNGKLEGISKMFYDTGAIMEEGNYANGVRDGVSKWYDQEGNVTIEYEYSNGELVNK from the coding sequence ATGAAGAGATTAAGTTTAGTTGTATTTGCTTTTTATTTTATTGCTTGTAATCAACCCCAAGAAATGAGCGATGTCTCTGCCATGGGTCTTGCTGAATTACCTGCAAATGCTACCAAAGAACCGTATGAAAGCAACCCAGACTTGGTAAAAGTTACTTATACTGATCCTGATGGAATTGTAAATACAGGTGATTATCTTCTTGGTGAACGTACTGGTACATGGACGGAATTTCACCCGAACGGGCTGGTCAAATCTGTTACAGGTTATGTTGCTGGCATAAAACAAGGTAGCTACACAGAAATTGATGATCGCGGTCAGTTAACTATTGCAGCAAACTATCATAGTGGCCAGCTTCATGGTGAATGGATAAAATATAATAGAGCGCGAGTGAAAGAGGAAAAAAACTATGTAAATGGAAAATTGGAAGGAATTTCTAAAATGTTTTATGATACAGGCGCGATAATGGAGGAAGGCAATTATGCCAACGGTGTTCGAGATGGCGTTTCTAAATGGTATGACCAAGAAGGTAATGTTACTATTGAGTATGAATATAGTAATGGAGAATTGGTGAATAAATAA
- a CDS encoding DUF6265 family protein encodes MKLILVIALIFMAFGCQAQKEFSWLEGQWVNQKNGSIEEWVLEPAELRGKVYSVQNGDTTVLEKLAIKKIKDDWFYVADVSHNSEPTHFKMTLIEPGHFICQNPEHDFPKQIEYILKNESLSVIISDGEKKIPFEFKRKK; translated from the coding sequence ATGAAACTAATACTTGTTATTGCGCTGATATTTATGGCGTTTGGCTGTCAGGCTCAAAAAGAATTTAGCTGGCTCGAAGGCCAGTGGGTGAATCAAAAAAACGGTTCAATCGAAGAGTGGGTGCTAGAACCAGCTGAATTAAGAGGGAAGGTTTATAGTGTTCAAAACGGTGATACCACTGTATTGGAAAAGTTGGCCATCAAAAAAATAAAGGATGATTGGTTTTATGTGGCAGATGTATCTCACAACTCCGAACCAACCCATTTTAAAATGACCCTCATTGAACCCGGCCATTTTATTTGCCAAAACCCAGAGCATGATTTTCCAAAGCAAATTGAATACATACTAAAGAATGAATCATTGTCCGTGATCATCTCTGATGGTGAGAAAAAGATTCCTTTTGAGTTTAAAAGAAAAAAATAG
- a CDS encoding energy transducer TonB, giving the protein MEKRKNPEKELRNKQGLFFNMGLLIALTLCVAAFEYEVEEKIVHVPELEVDKVDIYLPPITEHKIPEPPKPKLKMPDPTRVKAAPPDPKDFEPLLEPKKDESPTDLLGEPRYLEDIPEDDLPEVPFDWVEEMPKPKGGYEAFYQFISKHLKYPALARRMGISGKISAQFVVDEKGNLIDIQILKGIGAGCDEEVLRLLEKAPKWNPGKQRGVPVKVKTILPIEFRLD; this is encoded by the coding sequence ATGGAAAAACGTAAAAACCCTGAAAAGGAACTGCGTAACAAGCAAGGCCTTTTCTTCAACATGGGCTTGTTAATAGCCCTGACGCTCTGTGTTGCCGCCTTTGAATATGAGGTGGAAGAGAAAATTGTGCACGTACCTGAATTGGAGGTAGATAAAGTTGACATTTATTTACCTCCTATTACAGAACATAAAATACCAGAACCTCCAAAACCTAAATTGAAGATGCCAGATCCCACTAGGGTTAAGGCTGCACCTCCAGATCCTAAAGATTTTGAGCCTTTATTAGAGCCAAAAAAGGATGAAAGTCCTACTGATTTGTTAGGTGAACCTCGGTATTTAGAAGATATACCTGAAGATGATTTGCCTGAGGTTCCTTTTGATTGGGTGGAAGAAATGCCTAAACCCAAAGGAGGGTATGAAGCATTTTATCAGTTTATAAGCAAACATTTAAAATACCCTGCTTTGGCAAGAAGAATGGGAATTTCCGGTAAAATAAGCGCTCAGTTTGTAGTAGATGAAAAGGGTAATTTGATAGATATACAAATTCTAAAAGGGATTGGAGCTGGCTGTGATGAAGAGGTATTGAGGTTGTTGGAAAAAGCTCCAAAGTGGAACCCGGGAAAACAACGGGGAGTACCAGTTAAGGTAAAAACTATTTTGCCAATAGAGTTTAGGCTAGATTGA
- a CDS encoding Hsp20/alpha crystallin family protein, with protein sequence MTLIRRSNDLFPTFFDDFFGRDWFMSNDQNTTNTMPAVNIAENADNYLVEMVAPGMNKKDFKIELDNQLLTISYEKEDSNENKDVNYSKREFYYQSFKRSFTLPQTVESDKIKAKYDNGLLMIQIPKKEEAKQKASRLISIS encoded by the coding sequence ATGACACTTATTAGAAGATCAAATGATTTATTTCCGACATTCTTTGATGATTTCTTCGGAAGAGACTGGTTTATGAGTAACGATCAAAATACAACTAACACAATGCCTGCAGTTAACATTGCAGAAAATGCGGATAACTACTTAGTTGAAATGGTAGCTCCAGGCATGAATAAGAAAGATTTTAAAATAGAGCTTGATAATCAGTTACTGACCATCTCTTATGAGAAAGAAGATTCTAACGAGAATAAGGATGTAAATTATTCGAAAAGAGAATTTTACTATCAATCATTCAAAAGATCATTTACACTGCCTCAAACGGTAGAAAGTGATAAAATAAAAGCCAAATATGACAACGGCCTTTTAATGATTCAAATTCCTAAAAAGGAAGAGGCTAAACAAAAGGCTTCCAGATTGATAAGTATTTCTTAA
- a CDS encoding helix-turn-helix domain-containing protein: MIFKEYTPHSSLKKYVANFWVVIGDGQDSFEQKVVPDGYPELIFHFGDNYEIKLFEKWELQDKWLFSGQISNHFYLRNQGVINMLGIKLQPWTPKLLFGLNMSDFTDRVVPASEVNSIQLNALKDVIQALSTSHFDHKKLEQFFMQLTTNFKEDGLFINSVQKIIDSRGQIKIEELIEQSAMSRRSLERKFIDVIGLPPKYFARIIRFNNIFKLMQEGDSSWCQVAVNSGYYDQAHFIKEFRKFTGEKPSSYGFDDNTLANFFLKRN; encoded by the coding sequence ATGATATTTAAGGAGTACACACCCCATTCTTCCCTAAAAAAATATGTAGCAAATTTTTGGGTAGTTATTGGTGATGGCCAAGATTCATTCGAGCAGAAAGTTGTGCCTGATGGCTACCCTGAGTTGATCTTTCATTTTGGTGATAACTATGAAATAAAACTGTTTGAAAAGTGGGAATTGCAAGATAAATGGCTTTTTTCAGGGCAGATAAGTAATCATTTCTATTTACGAAATCAGGGTGTAATTAATATGCTGGGCATTAAGCTTCAGCCATGGACACCCAAGCTACTCTTCGGATTAAATATGAGTGATTTTACCGACCGTGTTGTACCTGCTTCTGAAGTTAACTCCATCCAATTAAATGCTTTAAAAGATGTAATACAGGCTCTTTCAACAAGCCATTTTGATCATAAAAAGCTGGAACAATTCTTCATGCAGCTAACTACTAATTTCAAAGAAGATGGGCTATTTATTAACTCCGTTCAGAAAATTATAGATTCAAGAGGTCAGATTAAAATTGAAGAGCTCATTGAACAATCGGCTATGAGTAGAAGAAGCTTAGAGCGAAAATTCATCGATGTGATTGGTCTTCCTCCTAAGTACTTTGCTCGAATTATTCGTTTTAATAATATTTTTAAGCTGATGCAAGAAGGTGACTCTTCTTGGTGTCAGGTAGCCGTTAATTCAGGGTATTATGATCAAGCCCATTTTATTAAAGAATTTAGAAAATTTACAGGAGAGAAGCCTTCCTCTTATGGATTTGATGATAATACCTTAGCGAATTTCTTTTTGAAACGAAATTGA